The Streptomyces spororaveus genome includes a region encoding these proteins:
- a CDS encoding sigma-70 family RNA polymerase sigma factor, with protein sequence MSVDGREEPRGGGGSEVEAGSLPARQVPAQRDPGGRHARPSGSSGPGVFGGSGGEQPPSDGDLIARMRGGDDGAYEALFRRHADAVRRYARSCCRDGHTADDLTAEVFARTLQAVRGGAGPDQSVRAYLLTTVRRVAAAWAKTAKREQLVEDFAVFAEQASTGTEGGAGLSGDDTLELGADVRAMHEAEQSLAMQAFRSLPERWQAVLWHTTVEEASPSAIAPLFGLSANATAVLASRAREGLKQAYLQAHVSSALGEGGDCARYADRLGAYARGGLRMRAERGLRKHLEECVKCRLAAGELQDVNAGIPALLPVAVIGWFAAGYAGKAAGVLAGGAVAAGGAGAAAAVGGSTAGAGTAGAAGGTAGAGAGGGAAGAGSGSGGSVAAEGLGLPAKAAIAAGIAVAAAAGVVFALSGDDTEPRVRAKPAPSVAAPAVPSVPKAPAPSSSPAPAEPDPPAQEPPAAQGSVAPRPGPTPSAAASAAPAPSSSPSPSPSREKPTPTPPPKPTATPAPTPPPKPPQGFQLAGLPQSVYGDHRGPELQTWRSGWVWQRRGLEVGGRRFAHGITVNSRSSVEITLNRQCTSFSARAGVDGLSLFTDGSVRFSVYADGERVWQSAVLGHEDPPAAVQVSLAGRKTLRLVVEKAGPGSLPTLASWADAVLSCR encoded by the coding sequence ATGAGCGTTGACGGTCGGGAAGAGCCACGCGGTGGCGGCGGCAGCGAGGTGGAGGCGGGCAGTCTGCCCGCACGACAGGTGCCGGCGCAGCGCGACCCGGGCGGGCGGCACGCACGCCCCTCGGGCTCTTCCGGGCCCGGAGTCTTCGGAGGCTCCGGTGGTGAGCAGCCGCCGTCCGACGGGGACTTGATCGCCCGGATGCGGGGCGGTGACGACGGTGCGTACGAGGCTCTGTTCCGTCGGCACGCCGATGCCGTGCGCCGCTACGCGCGATCCTGCTGCCGGGACGGACACACCGCCGACGACCTGACCGCCGAGGTGTTCGCGCGGACCCTGCAGGCGGTACGCGGCGGGGCCGGACCGGACCAGTCGGTGCGGGCCTACCTGCTGACCACCGTGCGCAGGGTCGCCGCGGCCTGGGCGAAGACCGCCAAGCGCGAGCAACTCGTCGAGGACTTCGCCGTCTTCGCCGAGCAGGCCTCCACGGGGACGGAGGGCGGAGCCGGGCTGTCCGGGGACGACACGCTCGAACTGGGCGCGGACGTGCGGGCGATGCACGAGGCCGAGCAGTCGCTGGCCATGCAGGCCTTCCGCAGCCTTCCCGAGCGGTGGCAGGCCGTGCTGTGGCACACCACCGTCGAGGAGGCGTCGCCGAGTGCGATCGCGCCGCTGTTCGGGCTGAGCGCCAACGCGACCGCCGTACTGGCCAGTCGGGCCCGGGAAGGTCTCAAACAGGCCTATCTGCAGGCCCATGTGAGTTCGGCCCTGGGTGAGGGCGGCGACTGCGCGCGGTACGCGGACCGGCTGGGCGCCTATGCCCGGGGCGGGCTGCGGATGCGGGCGGAGCGGGGGCTGCGCAAGCACCTGGAGGAGTGCGTGAAGTGCCGGCTGGCCGCCGGCGAGCTCCAGGACGTCAACGCGGGCATTCCGGCGCTGCTTCCGGTTGCGGTCATCGGGTGGTTCGCCGCCGGGTACGCGGGCAAGGCCGCCGGGGTACTGGCCGGCGGGGCCGTCGCCGCGGGCGGGGCCGGGGCCGCGGCCGCGGTCGGCGGGTCGACCGCGGGAGCCGGGACCGCCGGGGCCGCGGGTGGCACCGCCGGTGCCGGTGCCGGTGGTGGGGCCGCGGGGGCGGGCAGCGGGTCCGGGGGTTCCGTGGCCGCCGAGGGGCTCGGGCTGCCGGCCAAGGCCGCCATCGCCGCCGGGATCGCCGTGGCCGCTGCCGCCGGGGTGGTGTTCGCGCTGTCCGGCGACGACACCGAGCCGCGGGTCCGGGCGAAGCCCGCGCCCAGTGTGGCGGCGCCGGCCGTGCCGTCGGTGCCGAAGGCTCCCGCCCCGTCCTCGTCCCCGGCCCCGGCCGAGCCGGATCCGCCCGCGCAGGAGCCGCCGGCGGCGCAGGGCTCCGTAGCGCCGCGGCCCGGACCGACGCCCTCGGCGGCGGCTTCCGCCGCGCCCGCGCCCTCCTCGTCCCCGTCGCCCTCCCCCAGCCGGGAGAAGCCCACGCCCACGCCTCCGCCGAAGCCGACAGCGACACCGGCACCCACTCCGCCGCCGAAGCCGCCGCAGGGGTTCCAGCTGGCCGGGCTCCCCCAGTCGGTCTACGGGGACCACAGGGGCCCGGAGCTGCAGACCTGGCGCAGCGGCTGGGTGTGGCAGCGCCGCGGGCTGGAGGTGGGCGGCCGGCGCTTCGCCCACGGCATCACCGTGAACTCGCGCTCCTCGGTGGAGATCACCCTCAACCGGCAGTGCACGAGCTTCTCGGCGCGGGCGGGGGTGGACGGCCTGTCCCTGTTCACGGACGGCTCGGTGCGGTTCTCCGTGTACGCCGACGGGGAGCGGGTGTGGCAGTCCGCCGTCCTCGGGCACGAGGACCCGCCCGCGGCGGTGCAGGTCTCCCTCGCGGGGCGCAAGACGTTGCGCCTGGTGGTCGAGAAGGCCGGGCCGGGCAGCCTGCCGACCCTGGCGAGCTGGGCCGACGCCGTGCTCAGCTGCCGCTGA
- a CDS encoding ATP-binding SpoIIE family protein phosphatase: MNFTRWSARFPGTQRRAAARSEHAAAQAKRGEGAVPAARGGRADPGAERSTPADGRPADPTVSGTGTGSGAGDCGTGTPPSPSTPTSRRTGVLTAAPSLDELSAREVLGRLPALVALVHGPEHRLAYVNDAYTAGFGARAPGAPAHEALPELGELGLLPLLDQVQRSGKSRTAKNRTAPGGGSSYTVTCTPVEFPEAAPGTETGTTAEAGSGSGSGHEAEAHRTGVLIHLADVTDHAEAVERLRASERRQREAAVTLQRSLLPQELEQPDDLRVAATYQPGGTEAAVGGDWYDVITLGAGRTALVIGDVMGRGVRAAAVMGQLRTAVRAYARLDLPPHEVLQLLDGLAAEIDASQIATCVYAVHDPNEGLLAYASAGHLPILVRDEDGTVRRAADPTGPPLGTGGWLHTSGTIALGPGSTAVLYTDGLVERRGEDIDEGVAALERALSGAQGTPAVICDRLMRALGVDADHDDDVAVMVLQQPARTGSDAELFHNAALELLGGIEAAPRARAFAQGVLASWRFPVELCDLGVLAASELVANSLQHGTPPMSLRLRRTDRRLIIEVTDGDDHLPRRRRAEPADETGRGISIIATIASSWGSRRTPGGGKAVWCEFALPDK; the protein is encoded by the coding sequence GTGAACTTCACGCGCTGGAGCGCCCGGTTCCCCGGAACGCAGCGCCGCGCCGCCGCCCGGTCCGAACACGCCGCCGCCCAGGCCAAGCGAGGTGAAGGCGCGGTCCCGGCAGCCCGCGGCGGCCGCGCCGACCCCGGAGCCGAGCGGTCCACGCCCGCCGACGGCCGGCCCGCCGACCCCACGGTCTCCGGTACCGGTACCGGGAGTGGCGCCGGAGACTGTGGCACCGGCACGCCCCCGTCACCGTCCACGCCGACGTCCCGGCGGACGGGCGTCCTCACCGCCGCTCCCTCCCTCGACGAGCTCTCCGCACGCGAGGTCCTGGGCCGGCTCCCGGCCCTGGTGGCCCTCGTCCACGGCCCCGAGCACCGCCTCGCCTACGTCAACGACGCCTACACCGCCGGCTTCGGCGCCCGCGCCCCCGGCGCCCCCGCCCACGAGGCCCTCCCCGAACTCGGCGAGCTCGGCCTCCTCCCGCTCCTCGACCAGGTCCAGCGCAGCGGCAAGTCCCGTACCGCCAAGAACCGCACCGCACCGGGCGGCGGCAGCTCGTACACGGTCACCTGCACCCCCGTCGAGTTCCCCGAGGCCGCCCCCGGAACCGAGACCGGCACCACTGCCGAAGCCGGATCCGGATCCGGCAGCGGGCACGAGGCGGAGGCCCACCGCACCGGCGTCCTGATCCACCTCGCCGACGTCACCGACCACGCCGAGGCCGTCGAGCGGCTCCGCGCCAGCGAACGCCGCCAGCGCGAGGCCGCCGTCACCCTCCAGCGCTCCCTCCTCCCCCAGGAGCTGGAACAGCCCGACGACCTGCGCGTCGCCGCCACCTACCAGCCCGGCGGCACCGAGGCCGCCGTCGGCGGCGACTGGTACGACGTCATCACCCTCGGCGCCGGCCGCACCGCCCTCGTCATCGGAGACGTCATGGGCCGCGGCGTGCGCGCCGCCGCCGTCATGGGCCAGCTGCGCACCGCCGTCCGCGCCTACGCCCGCCTCGACCTGCCCCCGCACGAGGTGCTCCAGCTCCTCGACGGCCTCGCCGCCGAGATCGACGCCAGCCAGATCGCCACCTGTGTGTACGCGGTCCACGACCCCAACGAGGGCCTGCTCGCGTACGCTTCCGCCGGCCACCTCCCGATCCTGGTCCGCGATGAGGACGGCACCGTACGCAGAGCCGCCGACCCCACCGGCCCACCGCTCGGCACCGGCGGTTGGCTCCACACCTCGGGCACCATCGCCCTGGGCCCCGGCTCCACCGCCGTCCTCTACACCGACGGCCTGGTCGAACGCCGCGGCGAGGACATCGACGAGGGCGTCGCCGCCCTCGAACGCGCCCTCTCCGGCGCACAGGGCACCCCGGCCGTCATCTGCGACCGGCTGATGCGCGCCCTCGGCGTGGACGCCGACCACGACGACGACGTCGCCGTGATGGTCCTCCAGCAGCCGGCCCGCACCGGATCGGACGCCGAGCTCTTCCACAACGCCGCCCTGGAACTCCTCGGCGGCATCGAGGCCGCTCCGCGCGCCCGCGCCTTCGCCCAGGGCGTCCTCGCCTCCTGGCGGTTCCCCGTCGAGCTCTGCGACCTCGGAGTGCTGGCCGCCAGCGAGCTCGTCGCGAACTCCCTCCAGCACGGCACCCCGCCCATGAGCCTGCGGCTGCGCCGTACCGACCGCCGGCTGATCATCGAGGTCACCGACGGGGACGACCACCTCCCGCGCCGACGCCGCGCCGAACCGGCCGACGAGACCGGCCGCGGCATCTCGATCATCGCGACCATCGCCTCCTCCTGGGGTTCCCGCCGCACCCCGGGCGGCGGGAAGGCCGTCTGGTGCGAGTTCGCCCTGCCGGACAAGTAG
- a CDS encoding NAD(P)/FAD-dependent oxidoreductase yields the protein MVKAANSRGTAPGTPPRTRILIVGGGYVGMYTALRLQRKLRAGEAEVTVVSAEPYMTYQPFLPEAAAGAISPRHVVVPLRRVLGKCRIVIGEAQRIDHARRTVTVSTLATADEGSGPVEMEYDELVLAPGSISRTLPVPGLADYGIGFKTVEEAIGLRNHVIEQMDIASSTRDPALRDAALTFVFVGGGFAGVEALGELEDMARYASRYYHNIKPEDMKWVLVEASDRILPEVGPQMGVYTVRELRRRNIDVRLETRLESCENRVAVLSDGARFPTRTIVWTAGVKPHPILAASDLPKNERGRLACTSFLTVEGVEHAWAAGDAAAVPDITAAEKGRECAPNAQHAVRQAKVLADNLLAALRDEVLTEYAHKYAGSVASLGLHRGVAHIYGRKLKAYPAWFMHRAYHLSRVPSFNRKMRVLAEWTLAGLFKREIVSLGSLEHPRAEFELAAGGGLKPPPPPPAPNPPQNGQG from the coding sequence ATGGTGAAGGCTGCTAACTCCCGGGGCACGGCCCCCGGTACCCCGCCCCGTACGCGCATCCTGATCGTCGGCGGCGGCTACGTCGGCATGTATACGGCGCTCCGCCTCCAGCGAAAGCTGAGAGCCGGCGAAGCCGAGGTCACGGTGGTCAGCGCCGAGCCCTACATGACGTACCAGCCCTTCCTCCCCGAAGCGGCCGCGGGCGCGATCTCGCCCCGCCACGTCGTCGTCCCGCTGCGCCGCGTCCTCGGCAAGTGCCGCATCGTCATCGGCGAGGCCCAGCGCATCGACCACGCCAGACGGACCGTGACCGTCAGCACCCTCGCCACCGCCGACGAGGGATCCGGCCCCGTCGAGATGGAGTACGACGAACTCGTCCTCGCCCCGGGCTCGATCTCCCGCACCCTCCCCGTCCCCGGACTCGCCGACTACGGCATCGGATTCAAGACGGTCGAAGAGGCCATCGGGCTGCGCAACCACGTCATCGAACAGATGGACATCGCCTCCTCCACCCGGGATCCCGCCCTCCGCGACGCCGCCCTCACCTTCGTCTTCGTCGGCGGCGGCTTCGCGGGCGTCGAAGCCCTCGGCGAGCTGGAGGACATGGCTCGCTACGCCTCGCGGTACTACCACAACATCAAGCCCGAGGACATGAAGTGGGTCCTCGTCGAGGCCAGCGACCGGATCCTCCCCGAGGTCGGCCCCCAGATGGGCGTCTACACGGTCCGGGAACTGCGCCGGCGCAACATCGACGTACGCCTGGAGACGCGGCTCGAATCCTGCGAGAACCGCGTCGCCGTCCTCAGCGACGGCGCCCGCTTCCCCACCCGCACCATCGTGTGGACCGCAGGCGTCAAACCGCACCCGATCCTGGCCGCCTCCGACCTCCCCAAGAACGAACGCGGCCGCCTGGCCTGCACCTCCTTCCTCACCGTCGAAGGAGTCGAACACGCCTGGGCCGCGGGCGACGCCGCCGCCGTCCCCGACATCACCGCGGCCGAGAAGGGCCGCGAATGCGCCCCCAACGCCCAGCACGCCGTCCGCCAGGCCAAAGTCCTCGCCGACAACCTCCTCGCCGCCCTCCGCGACGAGGTCCTGACCGAGTACGCCCACAAGTACGCGGGCTCCGTCGCCTCGCTCGGCCTGCACCGGGGCGTCGCCCACATCTACGGCCGCAAGCTCAAGGCCTACCCGGCCTGGTTCATGCACCGCGCCTACCACCTCAGCCGCGTCCCCAGCTTCAACCGCAAAATGCGCGTCCTCGCCGAATGGACCCTCGCCGGCCTCTTCAAGCGTGAGATCGTCTCCCTGGGTTCCCTCGAACACCCCAGGGCAGAATTCGAACTGGCCGCAGGCGGCGGCCTCAAGCCCCCTCCCCCGCCCCCCGCCCCCAACCCCCCGCAGAACGGCCAGGGCTGA
- a CDS encoding MarR family winged helix-turn-helix transcriptional regulator, which translates to MGDTPDGTAPVHEPSLDEQIAVYQREFQDLDPQVEKVVSALSRLNRRMNVAYGRQTAALGISNAEWEVLKALVISGAPYRMGPSELAKQLGLTPAAMTHRIDRMTAEGLVTRERDESNRVRVIVELTDEGRSKWLDAMRAATVFEEDLLQDLSTAERGVLGDMLTRLLDRVEDLQSPS; encoded by the coding sequence ATGGGTGACACCCCCGACGGCACTGCGCCCGTCCACGAGCCGAGCCTCGACGAACAGATCGCCGTCTATCAGCGCGAGTTCCAGGACCTGGACCCCCAGGTCGAGAAGGTCGTCTCGGCACTGAGCCGCCTGAACCGCCGCATGAACGTCGCGTACGGCCGCCAGACGGCGGCCCTGGGCATCAGCAACGCGGAATGGGAGGTCCTCAAGGCACTCGTCATCTCCGGCGCGCCCTACCGGATGGGCCCGAGCGAACTGGCGAAGCAGCTGGGCCTCACGCCGGCGGCGATGACCCACCGGATCGACCGCATGACGGCGGAGGGCCTGGTCACCCGCGAGCGGGACGAGTCGAACCGGGTCCGCGTGATCGTGGAGCTCACGGACGAGGGCCGCAGCAAGTGGCTGGACGCGATGCGGGCGGCCACGGTCTTCGAGGAGGACCTCCTCCAGGACCTCTCCACCGCGGAACGCGGGGTGCTGGGCGACATGCTCACCCGCCTGCTGGATCGCGTGGAAGACCTCCAGTCACCCAGCTGA
- a CDS encoding MFS transporter, with the protein MGAAMRRIQAGNALTAFGIGFTVPFLYIYVAQVRDLGSMAATSAFVAFALGALVALPFTGRVIDRRGPVPVVIGAAVTASAGALSLGLSTGIVPILLSALALGAGQAVMQPALATMIVWCSTPSTRTRAFALQFFMQNLGLGIGGLIGGQIVDENRPGSFTLLFGIEAVMFLVLAAVILNVRLPHVPAIKDAMPKDPSQAGGSGWKRLLRHKAMVQLCVLGFVVFFACYGQFESGLAAFGTEAAGISPSTLGFALAANTGAIVVAQFVVLKLVEKRRRSRVIALVGLIWTVAWLIAGFSGLGHGSAMMAAAAFIATYALFGIGEAMLSPTLAPLVADLAPEGSVGQYNSAFALVKQMALALGPLGVPLGAGVPMLYIGVFVLVSLGIAALALRLGRRLSPVQDNPWVASRVVAQGGPAVVAKETVVEPVHA; encoded by the coding sequence ATGGGCGCTGCGATGCGGCGGATCCAGGCCGGGAACGCGCTGACCGCGTTCGGCATCGGTTTCACGGTTCCGTTCCTCTACATCTATGTGGCGCAGGTGCGAGATCTGGGTTCCATGGCCGCCACGAGCGCGTTCGTGGCCTTCGCCCTGGGCGCTCTCGTCGCGCTGCCCTTCACCGGCCGGGTCATCGACCGACGTGGTCCGGTGCCCGTGGTCATCGGGGCGGCCGTCACCGCCTCGGCCGGTGCGCTCTCGCTCGGGCTCTCCACCGGCATCGTGCCCATCCTGCTGTCGGCGCTGGCGCTCGGCGCCGGTCAGGCCGTGATGCAGCCGGCACTGGCCACGATGATCGTGTGGTGCTCCACGCCGTCCACCCGGACCCGTGCCTTCGCCCTGCAGTTCTTCATGCAGAACCTGGGGCTGGGCATCGGCGGTCTCATCGGCGGCCAGATCGTCGACGAGAACCGGCCCGGCAGTTTCACGCTGCTGTTCGGCATCGAGGCCGTGATGTTCCTGGTGCTGGCCGCCGTCATCCTCAACGTACGGCTGCCGCACGTGCCGGCCATCAAGGACGCCATGCCGAAGGACCCGTCCCAGGCGGGTGGCAGCGGCTGGAAGCGGCTGCTCCGGCACAAGGCCATGGTGCAGCTGTGCGTGCTGGGCTTCGTGGTGTTCTTCGCCTGCTACGGACAGTTCGAGTCGGGGCTGGCCGCCTTCGGTACCGAGGCCGCCGGGATCTCCCCCTCCACCCTCGGCTTCGCGCTCGCGGCCAACACCGGTGCGATCGTCGTCGCGCAGTTCGTCGTACTCAAGCTGGTCGAGAAGCGCCGCCGGTCGCGGGTCATCGCGCTCGTCGGGCTGATCTGGACCGTGGCCTGGCTCATCGCCGGGTTCTCGGGTCTGGGGCACGGCAGCGCCATGATGGCGGCCGCCGCGTTCATCGCCACATACGCGCTCTTCGGTATCGGCGAGGCCATGCTGTCGCCGACTCTGGCGCCGCTGGTGGCCGATCTGGCGCCCGAGGGTTCGGTGGGCCAGTACAACTCGGCGTTCGCGCTGGTCAAGCAGATGGCGCTGGCGCTGGGGCCGCTCGGGGTGCCGCTCGGTGCCGGGGTTCCCATGCTCTACATCGGGGTCTTCGTGCTCGTGTCGCTCGGGATCGCCGCTCTCGCGCTGCGGCTCGGCAGGCGGCTGAGCCCGGTGCAGGACAACCCGTGGGTGGCGAGCAGGGTCGTGGCGCAGGGCGGTCCGGCCGTCGTGGCCAAGGAGACCGTCGTGGAGCCCGTCCACGCGTGA
- a CDS encoding TetR/AcrR family transcriptional regulator produces the protein MNISDFHGSATALSVESNGRAIAGGTTHAVGRSTPLRVDAQRNLEHVLRAAREVFGELGYGAPMEDVARRARVGVGTVYRRFPSKDVLVRRIAEEETARLTEQAKAALGQEEEPWQALSRFLRTSVASGAGRLLPPQVLRVGGTVEDEAEEAEAARVPQQRQAVPAAGAPDLRVVGHRGSADNEPSDDAGAGALLEVVGRLVHRAREAGELRADVTVADVLLVIATAAPALPDPAQQAAASTRLLDILLEGLRSRTV, from the coding sequence ATGAACATTTCCGATTTCCATGGTTCTGCGACCGCGCTCTCGGTCGAGAGCAACGGGCGCGCCATCGCGGGCGGCACCACGCACGCGGTAGGCCGGTCCACGCCGCTGCGCGTCGACGCCCAGCGCAACCTGGAGCACGTTCTGCGGGCGGCCCGTGAGGTCTTCGGCGAACTGGGCTACGGGGCTCCGATGGAGGACGTGGCGCGCCGCGCCCGGGTCGGTGTCGGCACCGTGTACCGGCGTTTCCCGAGCAAGGACGTCCTCGTGCGGCGCATAGCCGAGGAGGAGACCGCGCGGCTGACCGAGCAGGCCAAGGCCGCGCTGGGCCAGGAGGAGGAGCCGTGGCAGGCGCTGTCGCGCTTCCTGCGCACCTCCGTGGCCTCGGGCGCGGGACGGCTGCTGCCGCCGCAGGTCCTCCGGGTCGGCGGGACCGTCGAGGACGAGGCCGAGGAGGCGGAGGCCGCTCGGGTTCCGCAGCAGCGGCAGGCCGTTCCGGCCGCCGGGGCTCCGGACCTGCGGGTCGTGGGCCATCGCGGCTCCGCCGACAACGAGCCCTCGGACGACGCGGGTGCGGGTGCGCTGCTGGAGGTCGTCGGCCGGCTGGTGCACCGGGCGCGGGAGGCCGGTGAGCTGCGTGCCGATGTCACCGTGGCCGATGTACTGCTGGTGATAGCGACGGCGGCGCCCGCGCTGCCCGACCCGGCGCAGCAGGCGGCGGCCTCGACGCGGCTGCTCGACATCCTGCTCGAAGGGCTGCGGTCCCGGACGGTGTGA